A region of Sugiyamaella lignohabitans strain CBS 10342 chromosome A, complete sequence DNA encodes the following proteins:
- the LDB17 gene encoding Ldb17p (Protein involved in the regulation of endocytosis; transiently recruited to actin cortical patches in a SLA1-dependent manner after late coat component assembly; GFP-fusion protein localizes to the periphery, cytoplasm, bud, and bud neck; GO_component: GO:0030479 - actin cortical patch [Evidence IDA] [PMID 19506040]; GO_component: GO:0005933 - cellular bud [Evidence IEA]; GO_component: GO:0005933 - cellular bud [Evidence IDA] [PMID 14562095]; GO_component: GO:0005935 - cellular bud neck [Evidence IEA]; GO_component: GO:0005935 - cellular bud neck [Evidence IDA] [PMID 14562095]; GO_component: GO:0005737 - cytoplasm [Evidence IEA,IEA]; GO_component: GO:0005737 - cytoplasm [Evidence IDA] [PMID 14562095]; GO_function: GO:0003674 - molecular_function [Evidence ND]; GO_process: GO:0006897 - endocytosis [Evidence IMP] [PMID 19506040]) has protein sequence MLVLGLEDLSVPWRILIGAVLLVDGRLHKSTLEMLQEEAAISLIVETLWQDRFSNIRLQRIFLELLYEMCRIQKIPIRELQKISKEFLEFLFSVVENKAGYDTTDPYNMAAMKVILALNEQYMIAVLSGHSPDESDEEEQEENANQESISLRNKTFDILKKDGDMYRAFGENMVFIFNRGADKCIQLMMLKLLYLIFTTKETFQYMYLNDLKVVVGVIIRELHDLPFEEEDLRNTYLRILHPLLQNTQIRYEQYKKDELLSLLEVFANPSCANSHAISENTQRLAYRCLRVDWLGYCSPIISPITSLSEQNTGVSIETRSSSNSEYIDRKQTSSVPLIEMSPVTSISSASSSTTDVTEMPKLRHSSSHNHLLVTHHKRPPRPSPRKLQAMQIRNTSAIEVATLVKTHTPPPPPPRHRNLSLPGSQILEGRPSSTPPPPPRPRMMRIGTPVGPCP, from the coding sequence ATGTTGGTATTGGGTCTAGAAGATTTGAGTGTACCATGGAGAATTCTTATCGGTGCTGTTTTACTGGTTGATGGCAGGCTCCACAAGTCTACATTGGAAATGCTGCAAGAAGAGGCTGCCATTTCATTAATCGTCGAGACTTTATGGCAAGACCGGTTTTCAAATATCAGGTTGCAAAGAATATTCTTGGAACTGCTATATGAAATGTGTAGGATCCAAAAGATACCCATAAGAGAATtgcaaaaaatatcaaaagaGTTTTTGgagtttttattttcggTTGTTGAGAATAAAGCGGGATACGACACTACCGATCCCTATAACATGGCGGCCATGAAAGTAATTTTAGCATTGAATGAACAGTATATGATTGCAGTTCTCAGTGGTCACAGTCCTGATGaatctgatgaagaagagcaagaagaaaatgcGAACCAAGAAAGCATTTCCTTGCGAAATAAAACATTTGATATCTTGAAAAAAGACGGGGATATGTATAGAGCTTTTGGGGAGAATATGGTTTTCATATTCAATAGAGGCGCTGACAAGTGCATCCAGCTCATGATGCTTAAGCTGTTGTATCTGATATTCACCACCAAGGAAACTTTCCAATACATGTATCTTAATGATTTgaaggttgttgttggggTGATTATCCGAGAATTGCATGACCTTCCTttcgaagaagaggatctTCGTAACACTTATCTCCGAATACTTCACCCCTTGCTTCAAAATACCCAGATTCGCTATGAACAATACAAAAAGGACGAACTCCTGTCCCTCTTGGAAGTTTTTGCTAATCCATCATGCGCAAATTCGCATGCTATTTCTGAAAACACTCAGAGGCTGGCTTATAGGTGTCTACGAGTTGACTGGCTGGGTTACTGCTCGCCAATAATATCTCCTATTACCAGCCTTTCTGAACAAAATACAGGCGTCTCGATAGAAACTAGGTCAAGCTCAAATTCTGAGTACATAGACCGTAAGCAGACGTCATCGGTTCCACTCATTGAAATGTCTCCAGTCACGTCCATCTCCTCTGCATCTTCCTCTACCACTGACGTGACTGAAATGCCCAAACTTCGTCATTCGTCTTCTCATAATCATTTATTGGTTACACACCACAAACGCCCACCCAGGCCTTCACCACGTAAGCTTCAGGCCATGCAAATTAGAAATACTAGTGCTATCGAGGTTGCAACGCTTGTGAAGACTCAtactccaccacctcccccTCCACGACACCGCAATCTATCTCTTCCTGGATCTCAAATACTTGAGGGGCGGCCATCTTCGACCCCACCTCCGCCTCCAAGGCCACGAATGATGCGGATAGGCACTCCAGTAGGGCCATGTCCTTGA
- a CDS encoding glyoxylate reductase (Glyoxylate reductase; acts on glyoxylate and hydroxypyruvate substrates; YPL113C is not an essential gene; GO_component: GO:0005575 - cellular_component [Evidence ND]; GO_function: GO:0048037 - cofactor binding [Evidence IEA]; GO_function: GO:0016491 - oxidoreductase activity [Evidence IEA]; GO_function: GO:0016616 - oxidoreductase activity, acting on the CH-OH group of donors, NAD or NADP as acceptor [Evidence IEA]; GO_function: GO:0016616 - oxidoreductase activity, acting on the CH-OH group of donors, NAD or NADP as acceptor [Evidence IMP] [PMID 17173333]; GO_process: GO:0008152 - metabolic process [Evidence IMP] [PMID 17173333]; GO_process: GO:0055114 - oxidation-reduction process [Evidence IEA,IEA]), with translation MLITWSGFTSVGGMNTDLVDALPVSLKVIGLPHVGYDHFDWEAIKKRGVIMCNSPGMSDNDVADIGLHLILSTYRSTSLFESTLRSQKNAALARRVVLNFDQDTGRADPGNEPMDPMKYVHGHRVGERVVTSPAGQRVGIAGFGGIGRALAKRLHVLGMTIHYFKRSQLSQKELKSLEGIPLVRHESFESLAKESDVLVLALPLSSSTRHIVNDKTIGILPAEARVINVGRGPLVDQAALLRGLKSGKLSGAGLDVFEHEPIIEEELLSRYDVTLLPHIGACTQKAVERALINSLENIKNVVVDGGHGIHPI, from the coding sequence ATGCTTATAACCTGGTCTGGTTTCACATCTGTAGGAGGGATGAACACTGATTTGGTAGATGCTCTTCCTGTATCTTTGAAAGTTATAGGCCTACCACACGTTGGATATGATCATTTCGATTGGGAAGCTATCAAGAAAAGAGGCGTTATTATGTGTAATAGTCCGGGAATGTCTGATAATGATGTGGCCGACATTGGCTTACATTTAATATTGTCTACATATCGCTCTACATCGCTCTTTGAAAGCACATTGAGGTCCCAGAAGAATGCTGCGTTAGCTCGAAGAGTCGTACTGAACTTTGACCAAGATACTGGTCGAGCAGACCCTGGTAATGAACCCATGGATCCTATGAAATACGTCCATGGCCATAGAGTTGGAGAGAGAGTTGTAACATCACCAGCGGGCCAACGTGTGGGTATAGCTGGGTTTGGTGGAATTGGAAGAGCGTTGGCTAAAAGATTGCATGTCCTTGGAATGACGATTCATTACTTCAAGCGCAGTCAATTGTCGCAGAAGGAGCTCAAATCTCTTGAAGGTATACCCTTAGTCAGACATGAGTCCTTTGAATCTCTGGCAAAAGAAAGTGATGTTCTAGTTCTCgcattacccctgagctcTTCCACAAGGCACATAGTAAATGACAAAACCATTGGAATTTTGCCGGCCGAGGCAAGAGTCATCAATGTTGGAAGAGGGCCGTTGGTTGATCAGGCAGCTCTTCTCAGAGGGCTCAAATCAGGAAAGCTATCAGGAGCTGGTCTAGATGTTTTTGAGCACGAGCCTATAATAGAAGAGGAGCTTTTGAGTCGATACGACGTAACCCTGTTACCACATATCGGGGCATGTACTCAGAAAGCAGTGGAACGGGCTCTGATTAACAGTCTGgagaatataaaaaatgTAGTTGTTGACGGGGGCCATGGTATACATCCCATCTAA